CCCTTTTTGGATACTATTGGGAAAATCGTGGGAAAGAGCACGTGAAACGGCGGAATTTCGCCCATCGTCCGGGCTGTGCGGTGGAAGCAACCCTCGATCTGATCGACGGCAAGTGGAAGGGCGTGATCCTGTTTCACCTGCAGAACGGCACACAACGCTTTGGTGAGTTGCGGCGGCTGATGCCAGGCATTACCCAGCGCATGCTGACCAAGCAGCTCCGCGCGCTGGAGGCGGACCGGCTGATCGTCCGCACTGTCTATGCCGAGGTGCCGCCGCGCGTCGAATATTGTCTGTCCGAGATCGGCGAGAGCCTGCGCCCGGTGATCGATACACTCAAGGCGTGGGGCGAGAGCCACCGGGAAAGGCTATCCTGTGCGCCGCCTTCTCCATCGATTCAGGTGCCGGAACGGGTCGCCTGATTTCGCCATCCTTCTTCGTGACTTTCAGGATTGTTGCATGACCCTTGTTCGCCTTTTCGCCGCGCTCTTCGTTTCCGCAATCCTCGCGCAGCCTGCCGCCGCGCAGGACCGCCGCGTGCCGTCGTCGGCCGCGGAGCTGAAGCTCTCCTACGCGCCGATCGTGCAGCGGGTGCAGCCGGCGGTGGTGAACGTCTATGCCGCCAAGGTGGTGCAGAACCGCAACCCGCTGCTCGATGATCCGATCTTCCGCCGCTTCTTCGGCGTGCCTGGCCAGCAGCCCGAGCAGATGCAGCGCTCGCTCGGATCGGGCGTCATGGTCGACCCCGCAGGCCTCGTTGTCACCAACGTCCACGTCATCGAGGGCGCCGACCAGGTCAAGGTGTCCTTGTCCGACAAGCGCGAGTTCGAGGCCGAGATCATGCTGAAGGACCCGCGCTCCGACCTCGCGGTGCTCCGCCTGAAGGACGTGCACGAGAAGTTCACGACGCTCGACCTCGCCAATTCCGACGAGCTGATGGTCGGCGACGTCGTGCTCGCGATCGGCAATCCCTTCGGCGTCGGCCAGACCGTCACGCACGGCATCATCTCGGCACTGGCGCGCACCCAGGTCGGCATCACCGACTACCAGTTCTTCATCCAGACCGACGCCGCGATCAATCCCGGCAATTCCGGCGGCGCCCTGGTCGACATGAACGGCAGGCTCGCCGGCATCAACACCGCGATCTATTCGCGCTCCGGCGGATCGCAGGGCATCGGCTTCGCCATCCCCGCCAACATGGTGCGGGTCGTGCTGGCCTCCGCCAAGAGCGGCGGCAAGGCGGTGAAGCGGCCCTGGCTCGGGGCCCGCCTGCAGGCGGTGACGCCCGAAATCGCCGAGAGCCTCGGCTTGCGCTCGCCCTCCGGCGCGCTGGTCGCAAGCGTGGTGCCGAATAGCCCCGCGGCGCGGGCCGGGCTGAAATCGTCCGATCTCGTCGTGGCCGTCGATGGCCAGACCATCGAGGATCCCAACGCCTTCGACTACCGCTTCGCCACGCGTCCGCTCGGTGGCACGGCGCAGATCGACGTGCAGCGCAACGGCAAGCCGGCGAAACTCACCGTGCCGCTGGAGACCGCGCCCGACACCGGCCGCAATGAAATTGTCCTGACCTCGCGCTCGCCGTTCCAGGGCGCCAAGATCGCCAACATCTCGCCCGCGGTCGCCGACGAGCTGCATCTGGACGCCGACACCGAGGGCGTCGTGGTGACCGAGCTCGCCGATGATTCAACCGCCGCCAATGTCGGCTTCCAGAAGGGCGACATCATCCTCGCCGTCAACAACCAGAAGATCGGCAAGACCACCGACCTCGAGAAGGCGACCCGCGAGAGCGCGCGGCTCTGGCGCATCGTGCTGGTGCGTGGCGGCCAGCAGATCAACGTCACGCTCGGCGGATGAGCGCGAAGCGACCATCATCGCAAACGACGAACCTGTTCACCGCCGCAGGGATGGAGCAGGACGCGCCGCGTCCGCTGGCCGACCGGCTGCGCCCGCGCAAGCTCGGCGAGGTCGTCGGCCAGGACCATATCCTCGGGCCCGACGGCGCGCTGACGCGGATGCTGGAGACGCGCACGCTCGGCTCGCTGGTGTTCTGGGGACCGCCGGGCACCGGCAAGACCACGGTGGCGCGGTTGCTTGCTGATGCCACCGACCTGCATTTCGAGCAGTTGTCTGCGATCTTCTCCGGCGTCGCCGACCTGAAGAAGGCGTTCGATGCCGCGCGCGCCCGTCGCGAAACCGGCAAGGGCACGCTGCTGTTCGTCGACGAGGTGCATCGCTTCAATCGCGCCCAGCAGGATTCCTTCCTGCCCGTGATGGAAGACGGCACCATCGTGCTGGTCGGCGCCACCACCGAAAATCCGTCGTTCGAGCTCAACGCGGCGCTGCTGTCGCGCGCCCGCGTGCTGGTGTTCCATTCGCTTGACGCAGCGGCGCTGGAAAAGCTGCTCGCCCATGCCGAGGAGATCGAGGGCAGGAAGCTGCCGCTCGATGCGGAGGCGCGCGCAGCCCTGGTGCGGATGGCCGATGGCGACGGCCGCGCCGCGCTGACGCTCGCCGAAGAGGTCTGGCGCGCCGCGCGCACGGAGGAGATTTTCGACGCCGCCGGCTTGCAGGAGATCCTGCAGCGTCGCGCGCCGATCTATGACAAGTCCGCCGAGGGCCACTACAACCTGATCTCGGCGCTGCACAAGTCGGTGCGCGGCTCGGACCCGGATGCGGCGCTCTATTATCTCGCGCGCATGCTCGATGCCGGGGAAGACCCGCTGTTCCTGGCGCGCCGCGTGGTGCGGATGGCGGTCGAGGACATCGGCCTTGCCGATCCTCAGGCGCTCGTCGTCGCCAATGCGGCGAAGGAGGCCTACGACTTCCTCGGCTCGCCCGAAGGCGAGCTCGCGATCGCTCAGGCCGTGATCTATGTCGCGACCGCACCGAAGTCCAACGCCGCTTACGCTGCCTATGGCGCGGCAATGCGCGCGGCAAAGGAGGGAGGATCGCTGCTGCCGCCCAAGCACATCCTGAACGCGCCGACCAAGCTGATGAAGCAGGAAGGCTATGGTTCCGGCTACGAATATGACCACGACGCGCCGGATGCGTTCTCCGGCCAGGACTATTTTCCGGAAGCCCTGGGCCGCCAGGCCTTCTACGATCCGCCGGACCGCGGCTTTGAGCGCGAGATCAGGAAGCGGCTCGACTATTGGGCGAAGCTGCGCAGAGAGCGAGGCAGGGGCAGGGACGAATGACGGGGTGGTTACGCGGCAAGCGCTCTCGCACCGCGACGATACTTTGCCTGCTTGTGTTCTCCGCAATGACGGGAATGGCGCGCTCCGCCTTCGCTGAGACCGTCGAAGTTGCGCCCGGCGTGCAGGTGACGAAGCGGACCTATGCGGTCCCGCTCAACGAGCAACCCTTCTTCGGCTTTGCCGCCAAGACCGCCGCGCAGCGGGAAGCGGACGACGCGTTCGTCAAGGCGCTGCTCGATGCGACCGGAACGCGCGAAAAGGCCTTCGACGAAACCGCCAAGCGTGGTTGGCGGGCGCTCGGCGCAGGCCGGCTGGGCGAGGCCGCGCAACGGTTCAATCAGTCGTTCCTGGTCGCACCCGAGCAGAGTGGCGTCTACCACGGTTTCGCCGCGATCGCGCAGATGCGCTTCAACGATGTCGCGTTCGCCGAAGAGCTGTTCCAGATCGCGCGCAAGCAGCCCAATCCACTCAAGGTGCTGAATGCCGACTATGGTCGTCTGCTGCTGATCGCCAAGCGTCCGCAGGACGCGCTCCCGGTTCTTGAGCAGGCGGTCAAGGACACGCCGGATTTTGGCGATGCCTGGATCAATCTTGGCTGGGCGCGATTTCAGACGGGAGATCGCGCGGGAGCCTGCGCGGCGACGGACGAAGCGGCCAGACAACGACCGTCGACCAACGCGAGCGTTGATCTCATCCAGTTGAGGAATGGCGCGCAGTGCAAGTGAGCGCCGGTTCCTCAACCTGCCGCTCTTTTTCAAGCTGATCGGGAAATCATCGCGCGTGCCAGCGAAAAGATCCAGAGCAGCTTCAACGGTTGGCGTCCTTCGTCGCGCAGGCTCGTGGCAATGACTGCAGCTTAGGCCGCCGCGCGCTCCTTCAGCCAGCCCAGCACTGTTTCCAGGCAGGCAACGACATCGTTGATTTCAAGAAGGTGTTGCAGCTTGTCGATGTCGTCGGTGATCAGTTGCGCCACGAGATTCGCCAGCACCGCCGGCTCGCCGGAATAGCGATAGAGCGCCTGCGGCTGCGGCACCCTGGCATAGGCGCGATATGCCTCCATGAGCTGCGCCGCGAGCCGGAAGGCATCGACGTCGGACGCCCTGACATCGGCAATCGGTTCGACCTCGGCGGCGAGGAATTCGCCGGGGAGCGGCCGCACCACCCGGACACGGTCGAGGCACTGCACCTTGCATTTGAGGTTGCCGTTCGGCATCGCCTGCTGGCTGATGATGCTGGCCGTCACCCCGATCGTGTAGAGATCGTCAAATCCGGGATCGTCGTCGGCCATGTGGCGCTGGGTCAGCACCGCCAGACGCCCGTCATTGGCCAGCGCGCTCTCGATCGCGCGCCGCGTCTTGTCGCGCCCGACGAAGATCGGCGTGATCATCTGCGGGAAGAACACGACGTCGCGCATCGGCGCGACCGGCACCCCCGTTGCTGGCGGCGCGCCGGTCACTGGCCTCGAAGCCGCGGCCGCTGGCAGGCTTGACTGGATCGCAGCCGACAGCACGTTCCAGTCGTGGAAGCCCAGGGTTTTGGCAACCAGTTCGAGGCTTTCGCTGTGGGTGAGGGAGACCGATTTTGACTTGAGCGCATCGCGTAAGCTTTGCGCCATGGCCTTGGCATCGCGGAAGTCGCGCATGGAAAATCCTCTGCTTGTCGCGAACGAGAGATCGTCAGGCGCTTGCGTTGCTGACTCGTTCGCTCCCGAGCAAAGGAGGCCTGAAGCGGCTCGATACGTTCACCATACCCTTGATGGGCGCAAGCGGCGGGTCGTATCCACCCGCGAAAAATATGCCTCGCGTCGGCCGCACTGTCAACGCGGCTGCCAGCGTGCGCCGCTGCGATGCTATTTCTCGCCCTTCACAAAGCCGAGAATTTCGTCGGTCAGCCGCGTATCCCCGGTGTTGATCGAATAGACCTCGGACATGTGACTGTGTTGCGGCAGCATCACGGCTCGCGCGCAGCCCTGTACGCGCTTGCAGGCCGCCTGCTTCATCAGCTCGTACTGCTCGACGAAGCGCGGCGGATCGAGCTCGGCGGATGCGATCATGAAGGGAATTTTCGTGGCCAGGAGGCCGGGAAGCGAGGAACGCTCGGCGTAGCGCGAGGGATCGGAGCCGTAATAGGCGATCTCGGCGTCGCCGACCGGGCTCGCGGTGAGATCATAGATGCCCGACACCATGATCGCGCCGGCCAGGCCTCCGTCCTTCACCTTGTGGAATGCGGGATGCGAGACGTAGTTGGCGACATGGATCGCGCCGGCGGACTGCCCCATCAGATAGATTCGCGCCGGATCGCCGCCGCGCGCGCCGATCTGTTGCGTCACCCATTGCACGACGCCGGCGAGGTCCTCGGCGCCGGCGGGGTAGGGGAATTGCGGCGCCAGCCGGTAGGTGGCGTTGACCCCGACGAAGCCGTTCTTCACCGCCCACAGCATCACATTGTCATAGAACGGGCTGTTGGGGTTGCGCTTGTTGCCGGCGACAAAGCCGCCGCCGTGGATATAGATCAGCACCGGCCGCGCTGATGCGCCGGCCTCCGGCGTGAAGACATCGAGCAGGTTGCGCTCGGCCGCGCCATATTTGACATCGCGCTCGACCTTGACGCCCGCATAGGGCTCCTTTTCCTGCAGCGGCGCGTAGAGCGCGGCGGTCTTCGGCGGGTCGACCGTGCGGCCGATTTCGATCAGCTTCCAGGCGATATCGTCCGGCATCGGGCCTTGCTGCGCGCTCACCGATACCGCCGAGGTCGCCAGGATCAGGGCCGCGGCCCGAACCGATTTTCCGAGTGTCATTGCAAACTCCCGTCTCTTGCGCGGTCGCAAGATGGCTGATCGGAGGGCGGATTTGTAGCGTTTTTGCCGTGACGGGGTGCGGCTTTTCGGCTACCTCACGGAAATCATGAGCCGCCGCATCAAGCGAACATCGTCAGAACCGCGTAAGCAGCGCCCGAAGGGCGAGCAGCGCCATCGCGCCTCCGGCGGACATTCCGGCCGGGATGAACGGCCGCAGCATCGCAGCGCGCCCAAGGGCGACCGACCGCTGGGTAATCGGCCGGGTGGCAAGCCGCCGCGCTTTGCCGAGCCGCCGCGCGAGAAGCCGGCCGCCTTCCGGGAGGAGCCGGCAAAGCCGGAGCCGCAGCTCCCGACCAAGGTGCAGACCGTCGTCGTGACCGCCGACGAGAACAACATGCGCGTCGATCGTTTTCTCGAAGCGCGCTTTCCGGGGCTGTCCTTCTCCCACATCCAGCGCATCGTCCGCAAAGGCGAGCTGCGCGTCGACGGCAAGCGGGTCGACAGCAAGGACCGCCTGGAGGAGGGCCAGAGCGTGCGCATTCCGCCGCTCAAGCTCGACGCGCCCAAGGCCGCGCGCGCGCTGTCGGAAGCCGAGAGCCGGACGCTCGACGCGCTGAAGGCGATGACGCTTTACGAGGACGACGACGTGCTCGTGCTCAACAAGCCCGCCGGGCTTGCGGTGCAGGGCGGCTCCGGCACCACGCGGCATATCGACCAGATGCTCGAGGTGATGCGCGACGCCAAGGGCCAGAAGCCGCGGCTGGTGCATCGCATCGACAAGGAGACCTCCGGCTGCCTTCTGGTGGCAAAAACCCGCTTCGCCGCCACCCATCTCACGGGCGCCTTCCGTCACCGTTCCGCGCGCAAGATCTACTGGGCGCTGGTTGCGGGCGTGCCGAAGCCGAAGCAGGGGCGCATTTCGACCTATCTCGCCAAGGAGGAAAGCGAGGAGGATTCGATCATGCGCATCGCCGCGCATGGCGATGAGGGCGCAAGCCACGCCGTGACCTATTACGCGGTCGTGGAGGCGTCGGCGAGCAAGCTTGCCTGGGTGTCGTTAAAGCCGGTGACGGGACGGACGCATCAACTGCGCGCGCATATGGCGCATATCGATCATGCGATCGTCGGCGACCCCAAATATTTTAATAAGGAGAACTGGCAGCTGCCGGGCGGCCTGCAGAATCGCCTGCATCTGTTGGCTCGCCGGATTGTGATCCCGCATCCGCGCGGTGGCGTGATCGATGTGAGCGCGCCGCTGCCGCCGCACATGCTGCAGTCCTGGAACCTGCTCGGCCTCGAGGCCGACCGCTTCGATCCGATCGAGCACGCGCCTGAAGAATAATTTAGCTTGCACGCGTCGCGGCGGATCACGACATGTCCTCCATGAAAAGGCTTCCGATCTTTCTTGCGCTGATCTTCACCTTGCTCGCGGGGCAGGCGGCATATGCGCAGACGCCGAACGGTCTCCTCGGCGGATCGCTGCTTTCCCCGCCACTGCCGCCCCCGCTGCCGCCGCCGAAGATCGGGGTTCCCGTGGTTCCCCAGCTCGACGCACCACCGCAATATGATTACCGGCCCGCGCCGCGGCCCTCCTTCAGCGACCGCGTGGCGCGCTGCCTCGACGAGGGCGCAGCCGCCGGCCTCGGCCCCGGCGACCGCGCCGCCTATTCGCGAAGCTGCGCCAATCAGCAATAACGGATAGGCGCGGCTTTATTTGCCGCACCGGCTGGCCTATTTTGCGCTCCCAATCGACGACCATGAGAAGCTGACAGGCGCGATGCGCGAATTGTTCGAAGAAGGTTTGGGACCTTCGCCCCTCGATCCCGGAGAGGCGGTGCGCCAGGCTGCGCGCACCCCGCAGCGCAAGCGCTTCTACACGAGCGTCGAGGCGGTCGAGGCCGACGGCGGCTTTGCCGTCACGCTCGACGGCAAGCCGATCAAGACGCCGTCGGGCAGGAAGGTCATCGTGCCCCGGCGCGAAATTGCCGACGTGATCGCGGCCGAATGGCAGGCGCAACAGGACGTCATCGATCCCCTCACCATGCCGATGACGCGCCTTGCCAACAGCGTGGTGCAGGGCGTGCTTGACCGCGTCGATCTGGTCGCCGACGACGTCGCGAAATATCTGCGTTCGGACCTGCTGTTCTACCGCGCCGGCCACCCGGAAGCGCTGGTTGAGCGCGAGGCAAGGCACTGGGACCCCGTGCTGTTCTGGGCCGCAGAGACGCTCGGCGCCCATTTCATCCTCGCCGAGGGCATCGTGCATGTGCGCCAGCCGGATGCGGCGGTCGCGGCCGCCCGCGCGGCATTCCCCGACGACCCCTGGTCGATCGCGGCCTTGCATGTCGTGACGACGATCACGGGTTCGGCGCTGCTGGCGGTCGCGCTGAAGCATGGCATGCGCAGTCCCGACGAGGTCTGGGCCGCGGCCCATGTCGACGAGGACTGGAACGGCGAGCAGTGGGGGATCGACGAGGAGGTCGCCGCCCGCCGCGCCGCGCGGCTCAAGGAGTTCCGCGCCGCCGCGCAACTGCTCGACCTGATGCGCTAGACGAGCGCCGGGGTTAACGAGAGGTTTACGACGGCTGGGCTAGCCTTTCGGCCGATGGCCCTGTCAGTCAACCCGACGCTTCCTGTCATTGCCGCCACGCCGAGCGGGGCGGTATCCGGGCTTGCGCTGCAGGCCGGCACGATCGTGAATGCCGAGGTGCTCAACACGCTCGCCGAGAACCTGGTGCAGATCGCGATTGCCGGGCTTTCGCTTGATGTGCTGACCGAGGTGCCGCTGCAGGCGGGCCAGAAGCTCCAGCTTGCGGTGTCGCAGACCGACGGCGGCATTCGCCTGTCGATCGTGCCGCCGAACGCGTCGGGTGTCACGGCTCCCTCGCTCGACAGCGTGACGTTGACGCCGAATGCGCCGCTCGCCGCGCCTTCCGCGTCGCCTGCGGATGCGCTTTCCCAGAATCTGCTGAGCCCGGCCGAGCGCGTGGCGGTCGCGGTTGCCACGCAAAGCGCGGCCGCGCAGCAGGGCAGCCAGGCGCCGCTGTTCGCCGATCTCTCGGCGCTCGTCACCTCGACCAATCTGCCGCCGGCGTTGCAGCAGGCGGCAGCGCAAGTGCTGGCGCAGCGCACCGATCTCGATGAGAGCATCGGTGGCGGCGATATCCAGCAGGCCTTTGCGAAATCGGGCCTGCTGCTGGAAGCCACGCTCGCGTCCGGATCGGTTGGCCCCGGCGCCGGCGTGCCCGACCTGAAGGCTGCGCTGATCGTGCTGCGCCAGGCCTTGGTGGCGCTCGACGGCGCGCAGGGCGCCACGACGCCGCAGCCGGCGGCACCGGGCCTTGCCGCCACCGCTGGCGGCGCCGCGACGACGGCGCCAGGCGTTGCCGAGAGAGCACCGCCGCTTGCCCCTTCATCGCCCGAGACCGAGTTGCAGGAGATCCTGCTGCCGCAGGCGCGGCTGCCGGCGGCGGTCGATTCCGCCGAGGCAAGCCTCGCGGTGCGCCTGTTGCCGGAGGCGCTGCTGCGCGCCGCGCCGCGCACGGCGACAGCGGGCGACCTGCTGACGCTGTTGCAGGAAGCGCTGCCGGACGGGTCGCACGCCAATGCAGCGCAGGCGGCCGCACTGCCCAATGTCGGCCGCGAGGATCTGCTCTTGCGCACCAGCACGCCGCCGCCGCCATTTCGTGGCAGCCTGCCGTCGGCGCAGCCGGTGGCCGCGCCGTCGATCGCGCCGGATGCGCCGCTCGCCGCAACCACGCATCATCTCCTGACCGAGACCGACGCAGCACTGGCGCGCCAGACGCTCTTGCAGGTGGCGTCGCTGCCGGATCGCGCCGATCCGCAAAACGCCCCGATCGACCCTTCGGCGCCGCGCTGGCATTTCGAAATTCCCTTCGCAACCCCGCAAGGCACGGCACTGGCGCAGTTCGAGATCGCGCGCGACGGCGGCGCCAGCGAGGTCGAGGCCGCCAAGCGCATCTGGCGCGCACGCTTCTCGCTCGACGTCGAGCCGGCGGGGCCGGTGCACGCGCTGATCTCGCTGACCGGCACCCGCACCTCGGTGCGGATGTGGGCGGAGCGGCCGGCCACTGCCGCGCAACTTCGCGCCGGGGCATCCGACCTCAGCCGGGCCTTGAGCGAGGCCGAGCTTGAGCCCGGCGACATCGTGATCCGCGACGGCACGCCGCCGCAATTGACGCCGGCGCGCGCCGGGCATTTCCTGGATCGTGCGTCATGAGCCGCGAAACCAAAAATCCTTTGGCCGTCGCGCTGCACTATGACCGCACCGGCGCGCCGCGGGTCGTCGCCAAGGGCAGGGGCACGATCGGCGAGAAGATCATGGAGATCGCCAGGGCCAACGACATCCCGATCGAGGAAAACGAGGTGCTGGCGGGCGCGCTCTCCAATGTCGAGCTCGGCGAGGAGATCCCGGCCGAGCTCTACAAGGCGGTCGCCGAGGTGCTGGTCTTCGTGCTCAAGCTGTCGCGGCCGGCGCCGCGCTAGTGGAGTGGATTTGACATTCGCTCCCCCACGAGCCCCGAGTCCGCCAAGCGAATGTCAAATCCGAAACTCCACTAGAATCTTAGATTGCTAGTGGTCCTTTGATTCTAACATTCGCAAAAGTGCCTCCCAAAGCGGGTAGCGAATGTTAGAATCGGACCACTAGCCGGTCATGATTCCACCACGATAGCGGCTGTATCGTCGCGCGCCTTTCAACGAGCCCCGGAACGCGTCCCGTGATCACCCGCCGCCATGCGCTTGGCCTGCTTGCGGCCGCCGGCCTCCTGCCGTCCGCAAGCCGTGCCGACGTCATCTATCCCAAGAATGAAATCCGCGAAGGTCTCGCCAAGCACTTCGCCGACGCCGGTACGCAAGGCACCTTCGTCGGCTATGTTGTCGAGGACTACACCGTATTCGCCAGCGACAAGGATCGCTCGGGCGAGGGCAAGCTGCCGGCCTCGACCTTCAAGATCCCGAACTCGCTGATCGCGCTGGAAACCGGCGTGGTCGAGGACCCCGACAAGGACGTCTTCAAGTGGGACGGGGTGAAGCGTCCGATCGAGGCCTGGAACAAGGATCACACGCTGCGCAGCGCGATCGCGGCCTCCGCCGTGCCGGTCTATCAGGAGATCGCGCGCCGCATCGGGGCGGAGCGGATGCAGAAATATGTCGACCTCTTCGAATACGGCAACCGCAACATCGGCGGCGGCATCGACCAGTTCTGGCTGACCGGCGACTTGCGGATCGATCCGGTGCAGCAGGTCGATTTCGTCGACCGGCTGCGCCGCGGTGCGCTGCCGATCTCGAAGCGCAGCCAGGATCTGGTGCGCGACATCCTCCCCGTGACCAAAGTCGGGGAGTCCGTCATCCGCGCCAAGTCCGGCCTGCTCGGGGCCGAGCGCGGCGAGCCCTCGCTCGGCTGGCTGGTGGGCTGGGCGGAGAAGGGCAGCGCACACACCGTGTTCGCGCTCAACATGGACTGCACCGAGCCGCGCCTGGTCGCCGCGCGCATGAGCGTGGCGCAGGCCTGCCTTTCCGATCTCGGCGCGATCTGACGGGCGATCGGCGTGATCCTGCTTTAAGGCGCTGGTCCGTCTCGCTGGCCTCGACTAAAGTCGCGCCACAATCAAGAACGCCGGAGGAAATCCCCATGCACTCAGCTTCAGTCTGGATTGCATCGCTGTCGCTCGCCGCGGCC
This genomic interval from Bradyrhizobium sp. NP1 contains the following:
- a CDS encoding helix-turn-helix domain-containing protein — encoded protein: MKRRNFAHRPGCAVEATLDLIDGKWKGVILFHLQNGTQRFGELRRLMPGITQRMLTKQLRALEADRLIVRTVYAEVPPRVEYCLSEIGESLRPVIDTLKAWGESHRERLSCAPPSPSIQVPERVA
- a CDS encoding DegQ family serine endoprotease, with the protein product MTLVRLFAALFVSAILAQPAAAQDRRVPSSAAELKLSYAPIVQRVQPAVVNVYAAKVVQNRNPLLDDPIFRRFFGVPGQQPEQMQRSLGSGVMVDPAGLVVTNVHVIEGADQVKVSLSDKREFEAEIMLKDPRSDLAVLRLKDVHEKFTTLDLANSDELMVGDVVLAIGNPFGVGQTVTHGIISALARTQVGITDYQFFIQTDAAINPGNSGGALVDMNGRLAGINTAIYSRSGGSQGIGFAIPANMVRVVLASAKSGGKAVKRPWLGARLQAVTPEIAESLGLRSPSGALVASVVPNSPAARAGLKSSDLVVAVDGQTIEDPNAFDYRFATRPLGGTAQIDVQRNGKPAKLTVPLETAPDTGRNEIVLTSRSPFQGAKIANISPAVADELHLDADTEGVVVTELADDSTAANVGFQKGDIILAVNNQKIGKTTDLEKATRESARLWRIVLVRGGQQINVTLGG
- a CDS encoding replication-associated recombination protein A, which produces MSAKRPSSQTTNLFTAAGMEQDAPRPLADRLRPRKLGEVVGQDHILGPDGALTRMLETRTLGSLVFWGPPGTGKTTVARLLADATDLHFEQLSAIFSGVADLKKAFDAARARRETGKGTLLFVDEVHRFNRAQQDSFLPVMEDGTIVLVGATTENPSFELNAALLSRARVLVFHSLDAAALEKLLAHAEEIEGRKLPLDAEARAALVRMADGDGRAALTLAEEVWRAARTEEIFDAAGLQEILQRRAPIYDKSAEGHYNLISALHKSVRGSDPDAALYYLARMLDAGEDPLFLARRVVRMAVEDIGLADPQALVVANAAKEAYDFLGSPEGELAIAQAVIYVATAPKSNAAYAAYGAAMRAAKEGGSLLPPKHILNAPTKLMKQEGYGSGYEYDHDAPDAFSGQDYFPEALGRQAFYDPPDRGFEREIRKRLDYWAKLRRERGRGRDE
- a CDS encoding tetratricopeptide repeat protein, which codes for MARSAFAETVEVAPGVQVTKRTYAVPLNEQPFFGFAAKTAAQREADDAFVKALLDATGTREKAFDETAKRGWRALGAGRLGEAAQRFNQSFLVAPEQSGVYHGFAAIAQMRFNDVAFAEELFQIARKQPNPLKVLNADYGRLLLIAKRPQDALPVLEQAVKDTPDFGDAWINLGWARFQTGDRAGACAATDEAARQRPSTNASVDLIQLRNGAQCK
- a CDS encoding LON peptidase substrate-binding domain-containing protein, translating into MRDFRDAKAMAQSLRDALKSKSVSLTHSESLELVAKTLGFHDWNVLSAAIQSSLPAAAASRPVTGAPPATGVPVAPMRDVVFFPQMITPIFVGRDKTRRAIESALANDGRLAVLTQRHMADDDPGFDDLYTIGVTASIISQQAMPNGNLKCKVQCLDRVRVVRPLPGEFLAAEVEPIADVRASDVDAFRLAAQLMEAYRAYARVPQPQALYRYSGEPAVLANLVAQLITDDIDKLQHLLEINDVVACLETVLGWLKERAAA
- a CDS encoding alpha/beta hydrolase, whose protein sequence is MTLGKSVRAAALILATSAVSVSAQQGPMPDDIAWKLIEIGRTVDPPKTAALYAPLQEKEPYAGVKVERDVKYGAAERNLLDVFTPEAGASARPVLIYIHGGGFVAGNKRNPNSPFYDNVMLWAVKNGFVGVNATYRLAPQFPYPAGAEDLAGVVQWVTQQIGARGGDPARIYLMGQSAGAIHVANYVSHPAFHKVKDGGLAGAIMVSGIYDLTASPVGDAEIAYYGSDPSRYAERSSLPGLLATKIPFMIASAELDPPRFVEQYELMKQAACKRVQGCARAVMLPQHSHMSEVYSINTGDTRLTDEILGFVKGEK
- a CDS encoding RluA family pseudouridine synthase, translating into MSRRIKRTSSEPRKQRPKGEQRHRASGGHSGRDERPQHRSAPKGDRPLGNRPGGKPPRFAEPPREKPAAFREEPAKPEPQLPTKVQTVVVTADENNMRVDRFLEARFPGLSFSHIQRIVRKGELRVDGKRVDSKDRLEEGQSVRIPPLKLDAPKAARALSEAESRTLDALKAMTLYEDDDVLVLNKPAGLAVQGGSGTTRHIDQMLEVMRDAKGQKPRLVHRIDKETSGCLLVAKTRFAATHLTGAFRHRSARKIYWALVAGVPKPKQGRISTYLAKEESEEDSIMRIAAHGDEGASHAVTYYAVVEASASKLAWVSLKPVTGRTHQLRAHMAHIDHAIVGDPKYFNKENWQLPGGLQNRLHLLARRIVIPHPRGGVIDVSAPLPPHMLQSWNLLGLEADRFDPIEHAPEE
- a CDS encoding ATP12 family protein, with the translated sequence MRELFEEGLGPSPLDPGEAVRQAARTPQRKRFYTSVEAVEADGGFAVTLDGKPIKTPSGRKVIVPRREIADVIAAEWQAQQDVIDPLTMPMTRLANSVVQGVLDRVDLVADDVAKYLRSDLLFYRAGHPEALVEREARHWDPVLFWAAETLGAHFILAEGIVHVRQPDAAVAAARAAFPDDPWSIAALHVVTTITGSALLAVALKHGMRSPDEVWAAAHVDEDWNGEQWGIDEEVAARRAARLKEFRAAAQLLDLMR
- a CDS encoding flagellar hook-length control protein FliK; its protein translation is MALSVNPTLPVIAATPSGAVSGLALQAGTIVNAEVLNTLAENLVQIAIAGLSLDVLTEVPLQAGQKLQLAVSQTDGGIRLSIVPPNASGVTAPSLDSVTLTPNAPLAAPSASPADALSQNLLSPAERVAVAVATQSAAAQQGSQAPLFADLSALVTSTNLPPALQQAAAQVLAQRTDLDESIGGGDIQQAFAKSGLLLEATLASGSVGPGAGVPDLKAALIVLRQALVALDGAQGATTPQPAAPGLAATAGGAATTAPGVAERAPPLAPSSPETELQEILLPQARLPAAVDSAEASLAVRLLPEALLRAAPRTATAGDLLTLLQEALPDGSHANAAQAAALPNVGREDLLLRTSTPPPPFRGSLPSAQPVAAPSIAPDAPLAATTHHLLTETDAALARQTLLQVASLPDRADPQNAPIDPSAPRWHFEIPFATPQGTALAQFEIARDGGASEVEAAKRIWRARFSLDVEPAGPVHALISLTGTRTSVRMWAERPATAAQLRAGASDLSRALSEAELEPGDIVIRDGTPPQLTPARAGHFLDRAS
- a CDS encoding EscU/YscU/HrcU family type III secretion system export apparatus switch protein, which codes for MSRETKNPLAVALHYDRTGAPRVVAKGRGTIGEKIMEIARANDIPIEENEVLAGALSNVELGEEIPAELYKAVAEVLVFVLKLSRPAPR
- the blaOXA gene encoding class D beta-lactamase: MITRRHALGLLAAAGLLPSASRADVIYPKNEIREGLAKHFADAGTQGTFVGYVVEDYTVFASDKDRSGEGKLPASTFKIPNSLIALETGVVEDPDKDVFKWDGVKRPIEAWNKDHTLRSAIAASAVPVYQEIARRIGAERMQKYVDLFEYGNRNIGGGIDQFWLTGDLRIDPVQQVDFVDRLRRGALPISKRSQDLVRDILPVTKVGESVIRAKSGLLGAERGEPSLGWLVGWAEKGSAHTVFALNMDCTEPRLVAARMSVAQACLSDLGAI